The DNA sequence CAGCATGCAGAGAGCAAAAACTTTATTCCATCTGAAGGAGCGGTGGCCATCACCTACGGATGGACGGGCGACGTGAAATACCATTTGGGGGCGGCGCGCCGCCTTCGCAATAAAAGCGTGCATACGATGCGGATTACGCTCGCTAACAACCCAAGCCATCTCGAAGTGGTCAATCCGGTTGTGCTTGGCTACACGCGCGCCGCGCAAGAAGATCGGACAAAACCAGGCGTGCCGGTGCAAAATACTGATGCGTCGTTTGCCATCTTGATTCACGGCGATGCCGCGTTCCCGGGACAAGGGATCGTCGCGGAAACGCTCAACTTAAGCCAGCTGCGCGGCTATACGACCGGCGGGACGATCCATATCATCGCCAACAACATGATTGGCTTTACGACGGAGAGTTACGATTCACGCTCGACGACGTATGCTTCCGATATGGCGAAAGGGTTTGAGGTGCCGATTGTGCACGTCAATGCCGACGACCCGGAGGCTTGTTTGGCGGCCGCATGCTTGGCGTTTGCCTACCGCCAGCGGTTTAAAAAAGACTTTGTCATTGACCTAATCGGTTACCGCCGTTTCGGTCATAATGAAATGGATGAGCCGATGGCGACGAACCCGACGATGTACGCGATCATCAACCAACATCCGACCGTACGCCGGCTGTATGCGCAAAAATTGATGGAAAAAGGGATCATCACCGAGCGGGAAGTCGACGAAATGGAGCAAGAGGTGGCGGAACGGCTGAAAATCGCCTACGAGCGGGTGCCGAAAAACGAAGACGAGCTTGATTTCATCATGGATCCGCCCAAACCGGTCGTCGATCGGCTGCCGGAAGTGAAAACAAGCGTGGCGAAAGACGTGCTCCATCGGGTGAACGAAGAATTGTTGCAGTTTCCGGACGGATTCAACGTCTTTAACAAGCTTGAGCGCATTTTAAAACGGCGAAGCGGCGTGTTTGCGCAAAACGGCAAAGTCGATTGGGCGCACGCGGAAATTTTGGCGTTCGCCACGATTTTGCAAGACGGCGTGCCGATCCGCTTGACCGGGCAAGATTCGCAGCGCGGCACGTTTGCGCAGCGCCATTTGGTGCTCCATGACGTGAAAACCGGTAAAGAGTATGTGCCGCTTCACCACATCAGCGGCGCCAAAGCGTCGTTTGTCGTGTACAACAGCCCGCTGACGGAAGCCGCCGTGCTCGGCTATGAATACGGATACAACGTTTACGCGCCGGAGACGCTCGTGCTTTGGGAAGCGCAATTTGGCGACTTCGCCAACATGGCGCAAGTGATGTTTGATCAATTCATTTCATCCGGCCGGGCGAAATGGGGGCAAAAATCCGGGCTTGTCATGCTCTTGCCGCACGGCTACGAAGGGCAAGGCCCTGAACATTCAAGCGGCCGCGTCGAGCGCTTTTTGCAGCTGGCGGCGGAAAACAACTGGACGGTTGCCAACTTATCGACGGCCGCGCAATATTTCCATATTTTGCGGCGGCAGGCGGCGCTGTTGACAAGAGAAGAAGTGCGTCCGCTCATCATTATGACGCCAAAAAGCTTGCTCCGCCATCCGCTGGCGGCGTCGGATGCGGAAGCGTTCGTTGACGGCGCGTTCTCGCCGGTGCTCGAACAGCCGGGATTGGGCGCTGACGCTGGCAAAGTGGAACGCATCGTGTTTGGCACCGGAAAATTGATGATCGATTTGGCGGAACAAATCGGCAAAATGGAAGGTCTTGACTGGCTGCATATCGTGCGCATTGAAGAGCTGTATCCGTTCCCGGAAGAAGCGGTGAGAGACATCATCGCCCGCTATCCGAACGTCAAAGAGCTCGTCTGGGTGCAAGAAGAACCGAAAAACATGGGGGCATGGCTGTATATGGAACCGCGCCTGCGGGCGTTGGCTCCAGAGGGTGTCGATGTCAGCTACATTGGGCGGCGCCGGCGGGCCAGCCCGGCGGAAGGCGATCCGGTCGTCCACCGAAAAGAGCAAGAGCGCATCATCCGCTGTGCATTGACGAAGCATGAATGATGACTACGGAACATTTGAGGAGGGCATCAATGTGGCCGAGATCAAAGTCCCAGAGTTAGCAGAATCCATCACGGAGGGAACGATCGCCCAATGGCTGAAAAAACCGGGCGACTACGTGGAAAAAGGAGAATCGATTTGCGAGCTTGAAACGGATAAAGTGAACGTGGAAATTATGGCGGAAGAGTCAGGTGTTTTGCAACAGCTGCTTGCCAATAAAGGCGATACGGTTGCGGTCGGTCAAGCGATCGCCATTATCGGAGAAGGAACGGCGTCGGCACCGCCTGCACCAGAGAAGGCGCTGCAGCTGGCCGAGGAACCAAAACCGGCTGTGCCGGTCGACCGTGCTGAGCAGCCAGCGCCGCAGCCGGTTGCGGTTGCCCAAGCGCCAGGCCAACGACCGATTGCTTCGCCGGCTGCTCGGAAAATGGCACGTGAAAAAGGGATCGACTTGACGCAAGTGCCGACCGTTGATCCGCTTGGACGCGTGCGCAAACAAGACGTCGCCTCGTTTGCCGCCCAGCCGGCCGCCGCTCCGCAGCCGGCTCCGCAAGCCGCGCCGACGTCGACGCCGGCCGCCGTTCCAACCGCTGAGGCCGGCAAGCCGGTCATCCGCGAAAAAATGTCGCGCCGTCGGCAAACGATCGCCAAACGGCTGCTGGAAGTGACGCAAACGACCGCGATGTTGACGACATTTAACGAAATTGACATGTCGGCGGTCATCGATTTGCGCAAGCGGAAAAAAGATAAATTTTTCGAAGAGCATGACGTCCGCCTTGGCTTTATGTCGTTTTTCGTCAAAGCGGCTGTCGCGGCGCTGAAAAAATATCCGTACGTCAACGCGGAGATCCAAGGCGATGAGATTTTGCTGAAAAAATATTACGATATCGGCGTTGCCGTATCGACGGATGAAGGGCTTGTCGTTCCGGTTGTGCGCGACTGCGACCGGAAAAACTTCGCCGAAATTGAGCGCGACATTGCCGAATTGGCGGCGAAAGCACGCAGCAATAAGTTGTCGCTTGCGGATTTGCAAGGCGGCACGTTTACGATCACAAACGGCGGCGTCTTCGGCTCGCTTCTGTCGACTCCGCTTCTCAACGGCCCGCAAGTCGGCATTTTAGGGATGCATTCGATCAAACTGCGCCCGGTCGCCATCGACGAAGAGCGGATCGAAAACCGGCCGATGATGTATGTTGCTTTGTCGTACGACCATCGCATTATCGATGGCAAAGAGGCCGTCGGGTTCTTGAAAACGGTGAAAGACTTGATCGAAAATCCGGAAGACTTATTGTTGGAAAGCTAACCAAGGCAGGAACAGGGGATGTCCCAAAAGGATCGGGACACCCTCTTTCGTTTCTATATATACACCGACCGCTTCTTCCGCACTATATTTTGTGTCTATACTGAAGACAGATAGCCTTTTGGGTCAGCCCCTTTTTTGGAAAAGAACAAAAAGAAAAGTGCAGTCACCTGTTTTTGAAGGAAAGCGCGATTCGGAACCGAAAAGGCATGATTGCGCGATGCGGTGGTACACTACAAGCAAAAAGGAGGGAACCATTGATGCCGGAACGCGGACGAAACGACCATCCACATTCCTTTCACCGTGACGGCGCCCGCGAAAGCATCATCAACGATGCAACTGCCGACGGCGCCAAGGCAATCGGTGTACGGATTGACGCCGATCCGATGCGGGCGGCCAACCCTGACCCGTTTCACGTCGACTCCCTTGCTGTCGAGGAAGGAATGAAGCGATTTCGCTCTCTCATGGAAGGAAAAAAGTGATTCGCCCAGCGGATCGCTTTTTTCGTGAACGAAAAAAGAAGGAAAACGGCGAACAAACGCGAATATTGTTTACTTAATATGACTATTTTTCGGGGGGATGGCAATGGAGTACGGATTAGCCGGAAAAACGGCATTGGTCGCCGCCTCAAGCCAAGGGCTCGGCAAAGCGGTCGCCCGGGCGCTTGTGCTCGAAGGAGCAAACGTGATGATCACGAGCCGGAACGAAGAAAAGCTGCAGGAAGCAGCCGAGGAGTTGAATGGGCTGCATAAGGGACGCGTCGCCTACACGCGTGCAGATGTGACGAAGGCGGAAGACATCCGCCAGCTGGTCGCCAAAACGGTCGAAACGTTTGGGACGATCGATTTGCTCGTCAACAACGCCGGCGGCCCTCCGGCGGGAACGTTTGAAACGGTGAGCGACGAAGACTGGCAATATGCGTTTGAGCTCAATTTATTGAGCTACATTCGGCTGATTCGTGAAGCGCTGCCATATTTAAAGAAAAACGGCGGCAAAATTGTCAACATCGCTTCGTCATCGATCAAAGAACCGATTCCGGGCTTGATTTTGTCGAACACGTTTCGCACCGGGATTGTCGGGCTGACGAAAACGTTGGCGACGGAATTCGCGCGGGACAACATTTTGATCAACACCGTCGCTCCCGGGCGGATTGCGACAGAACGCGTCGCCTTTTTAGATAAGGTGAACGCCGAAAAGCTTGGCATTACAAAAGAGGAAATGGAAGCGCGCATGAAAAGCGCCATTCCACTCGGCCGCTACGGGACGCCGGAAGAATTTGCGAACGTCGTCGTCTTTCTATTGTCTGAAGCGAACTCGTACGTCACCGGACAAGCGTTGATCGTCGACGGCGGCATGGTCAAAGCGATTTAACGATTTTCGAAAGAAGCCTCCGCTGCTAAGCGAAGCGCAGGTG is a window from the Geobacillus stearothermophilus ATCC 12980 genome containing:
- a CDS encoding SDR family oxidoreductase, with the translated sequence MEYGLAGKTALVAASSQGLGKAVARALVLEGANVMITSRNEEKLQEAAEELNGLHKGRVAYTRADVTKAEDIRQLVAKTVETFGTIDLLVNNAGGPPAGTFETVSDEDWQYAFELNLLSYIRLIREALPYLKKNGGKIVNIASSSIKEPIPGLILSNTFRTGIVGLTKTLATEFARDNILINTVAPGRIATERVAFLDKVNAEKLGITKEEMEARMKSAIPLGRYGTPEEFANVVVFLLSEANSYVTGQALIVDGGMVKAI
- a CDS encoding 2-oxoglutarate dehydrogenase E1 component, which produces MAKQTNYAQPWSQFYGPNLGYVIDMYEQYLDDPNSIDLELKQLFEQWGAPVLEEPVSSADDEAAKTHQTFRLPETPTIFSKLVAAVKLADSIRHYGHLAADTNPLVKKEKELRRLELDEYDLTEEDLKRIPVAFLCPHAPAHVKNGWDAILHLRKIYTDKIAFEFSQVHNLEERNWLIQQIESGAYYPSLANKERVALLRRLTEVEGFEKFIHRTYVGQKRFSIEGLDSMVPLLDELVRQAIEHEIDAVNIGMAHRGRLNVLAHVLGKPYEMIFAEFQHAESKNFIPSEGAVAITYGWTGDVKYHLGAARRLRNKSVHTMRITLANNPSHLEVVNPVVLGYTRAAQEDRTKPGVPVQNTDASFAILIHGDAAFPGQGIVAETLNLSQLRGYTTGGTIHIIANNMIGFTTESYDSRSTTYASDMAKGFEVPIVHVNADDPEACLAAACLAFAYRQRFKKDFVIDLIGYRRFGHNEMDEPMATNPTMYAIINQHPTVRRLYAQKLMEKGIITEREVDEMEQEVAERLKIAYERVPKNEDELDFIMDPPKPVVDRLPEVKTSVAKDVLHRVNEELLQFPDGFNVFNKLERILKRRSGVFAQNGKVDWAHAEILAFATILQDGVPIRLTGQDSQRGTFAQRHLVLHDVKTGKEYVPLHHISGAKASFVVYNSPLTEAAVLGYEYGYNVYAPETLVLWEAQFGDFANMAQVMFDQFISSGRAKWGQKSGLVMLLPHGYEGQGPEHSSGRVERFLQLAAENNWTVANLSTAAQYFHILRRQAALLTREEVRPLIIMTPKSLLRHPLAASDAEAFVDGAFSPVLEQPGLGADAGKVERIVFGTGKLMIDLAEQIGKMEGLDWLHIVRIEELYPFPEEAVRDIIARYPNVKELVWVQEEPKNMGAWLYMEPRLRALAPEGVDVSYIGRRRRASPAEGDPVVHRKEQERIIRCALTKHE
- the odhB gene encoding 2-oxoglutarate dehydrogenase complex dihydrolipoyllysine-residue succinyltransferase, with protein sequence MAEIKVPELAESITEGTIAQWLKKPGDYVEKGESICELETDKVNVEIMAEESGVLQQLLANKGDTVAVGQAIAIIGEGTASAPPAPEKALQLAEEPKPAVPVDRAEQPAPQPVAVAQAPGQRPIASPAARKMAREKGIDLTQVPTVDPLGRVRKQDVASFAAQPAAAPQPAPQAAPTSTPAAVPTAEAGKPVIREKMSRRRQTIAKRLLEVTQTTAMLTTFNEIDMSAVIDLRKRKKDKFFEEHDVRLGFMSFFVKAAVAALKKYPYVNAEIQGDEILLKKYYDIGVAVSTDEGLVVPVVRDCDRKNFAEIERDIAELAAKARSNKLSLADLQGGTFTITNGGVFGSLLSTPLLNGPQVGILGMHSIKLRPVAIDEERIENRPMMYVALSYDHRIIDGKEAVGFLKTVKDLIENPEDLLLES